The following proteins are co-located in the Pochonia chlamydosporia 170 chromosome 6, whole genome shotgun sequence genome:
- a CDS encoding SH3 domain-containing protein (similar to Metarhizium acridum CQMa 102 XP_007812715.1): MPHSHHRHQHARRDIWDDMDDWFHNPFGDNNKDKTNTQRDTDGGNGPTLVRTVYKTMAPTFDGPVAGYSTMNKDPNPEPTDAPSPTKKPEPKPTPKESTTIPTIIRKPNSSSSTESVLVKATGKPTMSQSVDFGNDITSTPTLNLATSTPTTDSNTAKDSSGDGTSAGAKAGIAFGVLGGVFIVGLVAFLLFNRRRRKAAEQREADNEKSHGNANPFDTMTIRSDPHAPRISLRPVTQFLPNWNMDKRGSKGAGLALNSAAAAGANSQQHNGMWERPSTSQSSHPANPFGNQAERVPEPTIEEHNSVPPSDPFTANGPAIAAGAVGAAAGAAAGAGAVGLTRKTSMRNNAQKNLDLTVPPALGPTPPSPAGTEFSVSSVTPGAPMPPSNGAAAIAAAGGPANSNVHRVQLDFKPSLDDEMELRAGDLVRLLHEYDDGWALVIRLDRSQQGVVPRTCLSTRPVKPRAPQGGPRPGPPVNPNGQYPRGPNQPHGPGQRPMTPQGRPMTPQGRPMTPQGRPMTPQGMPPQGRPRMGPGGPGGPGPRPMSPAGRPQSPGPRYNGPPYNGAPGPQGPPGPQGPPVHPGYPGSRPQSPSGMNRPMEQPGPVSTSQSPPSSSPLNGPPTGPIGRKPVPGQAY; encoded by the exons ATGCCTCACTCacatcatcggcatcaaCACGCGAGGCGTGACATCTGGGACGATATGGACGACTGGTTTCATAACCCATTTGGCGACAATaacaaggacaagaccaATACTCAGAGGGACACAGATGGAG GCAATGGCCCGACTCTCGTTCGCACCGTGTATAAGACCATGGCACCGACTTTTGATGGCCCCGTTGCTGGCTACTCAACAATGAATAAAGACCCTAACCCGGAGCCAACTGACGCCCCAAGCCCGACCAAGAAGCCGGAACCTAAGCCTACGCCCAAAGAAAGTACTACGATCCCGACAATCATTCGCAAGCCTAACTCGAGCTCGTCTACCGAAAGCGTTCTTGTCAAAGCAACCGGAAAGCCTACCATGTCACAAAGCGTCGATTTCGGCAATGACATCACTTCGACGCCCACCCTGAACCTCGCCACTAGCACACCAACGACGGATTCCAATACCGCCAAAGATAGCAGCGGTGATGGTACCAGCGCCGGAGCAAAGGCAGGCATTGCCTTCGGTGTGCTGGGAGGTGTCTTTATTGTCGGACTAGTGGCCTTCCTCCTGTTCAATCGCCGTCGCAGAAAGGCTGCCGAGCAACGCGAAGCGGACAACGAGAAGTCGCACGGAAACGCCAACCCATTCGACACCATGACTATTCGCAGCGACCCTCACGCACCCCGTATCAGTTTGCGACCTGTGACTCAGTTTCTTCCCAACTGGAACATGGACAAGCGCGGGAGCAAAGGTGCTGGTCTTGCATTGAACTCTGCAGCCGCGGCCGGAGCAAACAGCCAGCAGCACAATGGCATGTGGGAGCGTCCATCAACCAGCCAAAGCAGTCACCCAGCCAATCCATTTGGAAACCAGGCCGAGCGCGTTCCCGAACCCACCATTGAGGAACACAATTCTGTTCCTCCCAGTGACCCGTTCACTGCTAATGGACCTGCAAttgcagctggagctgttggCGCGGCTGCCGGAGCTGCGGCTGGCGCAGGAGCCGTTGGTCTAACACGAAAAACGTCGATGCGTAACAACGCGCAAAAGAATCTTGACCTTACCGTTCCTCCAGCGCTCGGCCCAACTCCTCCTAGCCCTGCCGGAACCGAATTCAGCGTGTCTTCTGTCACCCCAGGCGCCCCAATGCCTCCATCTAACGGCGCGGCAGCAATTGCGGCAGCTGGTGGTCCAGCAAATTCAAATGTGCACAGGGTTCAGCTCGACTTCAAGCCTTCtttggatgatgagatggaattGAGGGCTGGGGACCTTGTTCGCCTCCTTCACGAGTATGACGATGGCTGGGCTCTTGTTATCCGCCTGGATCGCTCTCAACAAGGCGTCGTTCCTCGAACTTGCTTGTCAACCCGACCAGTGAAACCAAGGGCTCCCCAAGGAGGACCACGACCTGGACCCCCAGTCAACCCTAATGGCCAGTATCCCAGAGGTCCAAATCAACCTCACGGCCCTGGACAACGACCAATGACTCCTCAGGGCCGACCGATGACCCCGCAAGGCAGACCAATGACCCCTCAAGGACGTCCTATGACCCCCCAGGGCATGCCGCCTCAAGGTCGACCGCGCATGGGTCCGGGCGGCCCTGGTGGACCTGGTCCTCGACCGATGAGCCCGGCAGGACGCCCTCAGAGTCCTGGACCTCGTTATAATGGGCCACCTTACAATGGAGCACCGGGGCCTCAAGGACCCCCAGGACCCCAGGGACCTCCTGTGCATCCGGGATATCCAGGTAGCCGTCCTCAAAGTCCCAGCGGAATGAACCGACCCATGGAACAGCCTGGACCTGTGAGCACTTCACAgtcgccgccatcttcaagTCCTCTCAATGGGCCACCAACTGGACCAATTGGCCGGAAACCAGTTCCTGGCCAAGCCTACTAA
- a CDS encoding extracellular serine-rich protein (similar to Metarhizium acridum CQMa 102 XP_007812717.1) has translation MPSFMYSLAVASLAVMALADTIKITAQSDNSFNPNSVTAKQGDILEFHFQPQNHSVVAGDYKYPCSPLPIGSGFFSGFKGVEKGEADKVFRVTIANTDPIVFYSSQGDECPKGMVGIVNPNDKETLDDYKKRAGALARGVTPGQSTYGGELAGNTAPSPTGSKNNDKDNKDGKDGKSAAGTLPIPLLTLVTSLGAIIFTA, from the exons ATGCCTTCGTTCATGTATTCACTGGCCGTCGCCTCCCTGGCCGTTATGGCTCTTGCCGACACCATTAAGATCACCGCCCAGAGCGACAACTCATTCAACCCAAACTCCGTTACGGCTAAGCAGGGTGACATCCTCGAGTTTCACTTCCAGCCTCAGAACCACAGTGTGGTGGCCGGCGACTACAAGTACCcttgctctcctctcccTATTGGCAGTGGGTTCTTTTCGGGTTTCAAGGGGGTAGAAAAAGGCGAGGCG GACAAGGTTTTCCGCGTCACAATAGCCAACACGGATCCCATCGTGTTTTATTCCTCTCAGGGGGATGAATGCCCCAAGGGTATGgtcggcatcgtcaatcCGAACGATAAAGAAACCCTGGATGACTACAAGAAGAGAGCCGGCGCATTAGCCAGAGGTGTCACTCCTGGTCAGTCAACATATGGCGGAGAGCTGGCAGGAAACACAGCGCCCAGTCCTactggcagcaagaacaacgacaaggacaataaggatggcaaagacggcaaaagcGCCGCTGGGACACTACCTATCCCCTTGTTGACACTTGTCACTTCGCTGGGTGCTATCATTTTCACGGCATGA
- a CDS encoding peptidase c13 family domain-containing protein: protein MKLSSSQLRAAALAVAMFASAALSEHTSNWAVLVCTSRFWFNYRHLANVLSIYRTVKRLGIPDSQIILMLPDDMACNPRNAFPGTVYSNSDRAVDLYGDNIEVDYRGYEVTVENFIRLLTDRVGDEMPRSKRLLTDDRSNILVYMTGHGGNEFLKFQDAEEIGSFDLADAFQQMWEKKRYANIYHEILFMIDTCQANTMYSRLYSPNIIATGSSELDQSSYSHHADNDVGVAVIDRYTYYNLEFLENQVKDLNSPKTVGELFDSYDYEKIHSHAGVRYDLFPGGAEGARSRLITDFFGNIQNVEVDRDSSSSLDEQLLELSKTIAVLREKEAEEDAARRNVSSVPASVPTEPVAKIQGATVLTDDKWWSKKVAGATALAGCGLLWAIGSFLEI, encoded by the exons ATGAAGCTCTCGAGCTCGCAGCTGCGGGCTGCGGCGCTGGCGGTGGCCATGTTCGCCTCTGCCGCTCTGTCGGAGCACACGAGCAATTGGGCTGTGCTGGTGTGCACGTCGCGATTCTGGTTCAACTATCGCCATCTAGCAAACGTGCTTTCCATTTACAGAACGGTAAAACGACTGGGCATTCCCGATTCACAGATCATCCTAATGCTACCCGACGATATGGCATGTAACCCTCGCAACGCATTCCCGGGCACCGTCTACAGCAACTCCGATCGAGCCGTTGATTTGTACGGAGACAACATCGAAGTCGACTACCGCGGCTACGAGGTCACAGTTGAGAACTTTATCCGGCTTCTGACAGACcgtgttggcgatgagatgccTCGTAGCAAGCGCCTACTGACTGACGATCGAAGCAACATTTTGGTCTACATGACTGGACACGGCGGAAACGAGTTTCTCAAGTTTCAGGACGCCGAAGAAATTGGCTCATTTGACCTTGCAGATGCTTTCCAACAGAtgtgggagaagaagaggtaTGCAAATAT ATATCACGAGATCCTATTCATGATTGACACTTgtcaagcaaacaccatGTACAGCAGACTGTACTCGCCGAATATCATCGCCACAGGATCCTCCGAATTAGATCAATCGTCGTATTCGCATCACGCCGATAACGACGTCGGTGTTGCGGTTATCGATCGATACACCTATTACAATCTAGAGTTTCTCGAGAACCAAGTCAAGGATTTGAACAGCCCAAAGACTGTAGGCGAACTATTCGACAGTTATGACTACGAGAAGATTCACTCGCATGCTGGAGTTCGCTATGACCTTTTCCCTGGTGGTGCTGAAGGTGCTCGCAGTCGCCTCATCACCGACTTTTTCGGCAATATTCAGAACGTGGAAGTCGATCGCGACTCTAGCTCATCGCTGGATGAGCAATTATTGGAACTAAGCAAGACTATTGCTGTATTGCGGGAGAAGGAggccgaagaagatgccgcTCGTAGAAATGTGTCATCGGTGCCGGCTAGCGTTCCCACTGAGCCAGTGGCCAAGATTCAAGGCGCAACTGTTTTGACGGATGATAAGTGGTGGTCTAAAAAGGTTGCGGGTGCGACGGCTCTAGCTGGCTGCGGGTTATTATGGGCAATTGGTTCCTTTTTGGAAATATGA
- a CDS encoding diphthine synthase (similar to Cordyceps militaris CM01 XP_006669418.1) — protein sequence MLYLVGLGLSDETDITVKGLEVVKRASRVYLEAYTSILLVDQSVLEEYYGRSISIADREMVESNSDEILRDAQTEDVAFLVVGDPFGATTHTDLVIRARELSIPVRTVPNASIMSGIGACGLQLYNFGQTVSMVFFTDSWKPASFYDRIKENREIGLHTLVLVDIKVKEQSLENMARGRLVYEPPRYMTVGQCAQQMIEIEDEKKEGAYTRDSLAIGAARVGGKTEKFVAGTLEELCSTDDLLGPPLHSLVLLGRRTHELELDFVREFAVDKDRWDRIWKAEYGKQL from the exons ATGCTGTACCTGGTGGGCCTTGGCCTCTCAGATGAGACTGATATTACGGTAAAGGGTTTGGAAGTCGTCAAGAGGGCCTCCAGAGTTTATCTGGAAGCGTACACCAGCATTTTGCTTGTTGATCAATCCGTCTTG GAAGAGTACTATGGCCGCTCAATATCAATCGCAGACCGTGAAATGGTCGAGTCAAACAGTGACGAGATTCTGCGCGATGCCCAGACCGAGGATGTAGCCTTCCTTGTAGTGGGAGACCCGTTCGG AGCTACAACGCACACCGACCTTGTCATCCGAGCGCGCGAACTCTCCATTCCCGTCCGAACGGTACCAAATGCCTCCATCATGTCGGGCATTGGGGCGTGCGGGCTCCAACTATACAACTTTGGGCAGACAGTCTCCATGGTCTTCTTTACCGACTCATGGAAACCTGCCTCCTTCTACGACCGTATCAAGGAAAACCGCGAAATTGGCCTACATACATTGGTGCTTGTGGATATCAAGGTCAAAGAACAGAGCCTGGAGAACATGGCGAGAGGAAGGCTGGTCTATGAGCCCCCACGATACATGACGGTTGGACAATGCGCACAGCAAATGATCGAAAtcgaggatgagaagaaggaaggtGCGTATACTCGTGACAGTCTGGCCATTGGCGCCGCTCGCGTGGGAGGGAAGACGGAGAAGTTCGTGGCTGGAACACTGGAGGAATTGTGTTCAACAGATGATTTGCTCGGCCCTCCACTGCATAGTCTGGTTTTGCTTGGAAGGAGAACGCATGAACTGGAGCTTGATTTCGTTCGGGAATTTGCTGTGGATAAGGATAGATGGGATAGAATTTGGAAGGCAGAGTATGGGAAACAACTTTAA
- a CDS encoding mitochondrial ATPase (Afg1) (similar to Neosartorya fischeri NRRL 181 XP_001262390.1) — protein MRRGGATKLAARQVRNGFHGSRNMRLAKQYSHCARQNSSRPIARKYIPACHAAFPPRLLMFRTAATVVDGQLYSGGPLAEYDRRVDNGLLRNDEHQRGIIESLQHLHNELRKYDAPEVVHPDVESLKPAKKSVFSSIFGTSNKAQSRIGDIPENLPRGLYLYGDVGSGKTMLMDLFYDTLPHSVKTKTRIHFHNFMQDVHKRLHRLKMEHGSDVDGVPFVAADIADRGNVLCFDEFQCTDVADAMILRRLLECLMSHGVVLVTTSNRHPDDLYKNGIQRESFIPAINLLKNRLHVINLDSPTDYRKIPRPPSGVYHTPLDDHANSHAEKWFGFLGNTEDNPPHPEVQKVWGREIYVPRVSGRCAWFTFDELIRQPKSAADYLELVRAYDAFIVTDVPGMTIRERDLARRFITFIDAVYEGNAKLVLTTEKPLTELFVSRDEIAEHLLQGNPKEEKDQIRSTVKELMESVDEQAEQLKSSNLFAGEEEAFAFARALSRLKHMESKEWVERGMGLEEQGGKKDRDSWTKTRSRQMEDSM, from the exons ATGCGACGTGGCGGTGCGACAAAGCTTGCTGCACGCCAAGTGCGAAATGGGTTCCACGGTTCTCGCAACATGCGGCTCGCCAAGCAATATAGTCATTGCGCACGACAAAATAGCTCTCGACCGATCGCGAGGAAATACATCCCTGCATGCCACGCCGCGTTTCCACCGCGACTCTTAATGTTTCGAACGGCGGCGACcgttgtagatggccagcTTTACAGCGGCGGCCCTTTGGCAGAGTATGATAGACGAGTCGACAATGGTCTTTTGCGCAATGACGAGCATCAGCGAG GCATCATTGAGAGTCTACAGCATTTACACAACGAATTGCGCAAGTACGACGCCCCAGAGGTCGTCCACCCGGATGTCGAGTCCCTGAAACCAGCCAAGAAGTCGGTGTTTTCGTCAATATTCGGCACGAGCAACAAGGCGCAATCTCGCATTGGCGATATCCCCGAGAACTTACCTCGCGGCCTATACTTGTACGGCGATGTTGGCAGCGGCAagaccatgttgatggacCTGTTCTACGACACTCTACCACATTCtgtcaagaccaagacgagAATCCACTTCCACAACTTCATGCAAGACGTACACAAGAGACTACacaggttgaagatggagcaCGGAAGTGACGTGGATGGTGTGCCTTTTGTCGCGGCCGATATCGCAGACCGTGGAAACGTACTGTGCTTTGACGAATTTCAGTGCACCGATGTCGCGGATGCCATGATTCTGCGAAG ATTGCTAGAGTGCCTCATGTCGCACGGCGTTGTTCTCGTCACGACATCCAACCGCCACCCGGATGACTTATACAAGAACGGAATCCAACGAGAGTCCTTCATCCCCGCGATCAACCTCCTCAAGAACAGGCTCCACGTCATCAACCTCGACTCCCCCACAGACTACCGAAAAATCCCACGGCCGCCCTCAGGAGTCTACCACACGCCGCTCGACGACCACGCCAACTCCCACGCCGAGAAGTGGTTCGGCTTCCTCGGAAACACAGAAGACAACCCACCGCACCCAGAGGTCCAAAAAGTCTGGGGCCGTGAAATCTACGTCCCACGCGTCAGCGGCCGCTGCGCCTGGTTCACATTCGACGAACTGATACGGCAGCCGAAATCCGCAGCCGACTACCTCGAGCTGGTACGAGCCTACGACGCCTTCATCGTGACAGACGTGCCGGGCATGACGATCCGCGAGCGCGACCTAGCCCGTcgcttcatcaccttcatcGACGCCGTCTACGAGGGGAACGCGAAACTGGTCCTCACGACGGAGAAACCGCTAACAGAGCTCTTCGTTTCGCGGGACGAAATCGCAGAGCATCTGCTGCAGGGCAATCccaaggaggaaaaggaCCAGATCAGGTCCACTGTCAAGGAGCTGATGGAGAGCGTGGACGAACAGGCCGAACAGCTCAAGAGCTCAAATCTTTTTgcgggcgaagaagaagcattcgCGTTTGCGCGTGCCCTCAGCCGGCTGAAGCACATGGAGAGCAAGGAATGGGTCGAGCGAGGCATGGGCCTAGAGGAACAGGGCGGCAAGAAAGATAGAGATAGCTGGACTAAGACGAGGAGTCGGCAAATGGAGGACTCGATGTAA
- a CDS encoding transcription factor IIIC subunit delta n-term domain-containing protein: MDRSKARPLEPLDIRARPLASHAIAWSCDGELAVATDDTIHIFLPEHPRAVSNTDDPGDEEFVQPQFSLSLTACGIIRPDPAINGPLCAFAGVNLPAPATGEAFVFKGVGSSEATAAGSAVGQTVHLEWSPNGLGQNLRPVLTALTTSGSIVALGEHIDQKLAMSSSSRTRTFKHWKLLWGLGANLPIPDGESVNGFRNMDERIVSFAWAKEIGSGMGLLAYLNDAREVVVMGVQFFYKTLNAEGGPTEEAGWEIFEIDRFDGTGPHAPADAADPDFVPSGGAFSLTWSPWHITDEYRTATIAYVARSHVGFRRVTIQGRWHRGQDPSVRVEDVNTMSICTFLSADAFVEWEDTIWQENDAQMARGVIATPFVVKPFQIDLCANPSQLPEPHSPQECSTLYPPPEETSTNPITGLVIHHPDPSQKPPEPQYTLIRLSATPTNQNWFETNLPPTAPLPQWVERIQRSISREVTRVEALGGVDSASDTDSEFDEPEVHDMTLLAEEETQSKVYPHRFRLWGVAASPGDGCLAVVASKHTTQHTERRPRSRVLFSWDTGQQMESRVQHMPKLTTEGTVWEAMYGRILTMPSFLSGTTDRSLMYETPLRHMFKGLVPKQQCVFCQTGLVVLGDESICENGHSFATCTATGLAIMAPGLQKSILDQKLLSSRREMCAVDVEESS, encoded by the exons ATGGATAGGTCAAAG GCCAGGCCATTAGAGCCTCTTGACATAAGAGCTCGACCGTTGGCATCCCACGCCATAGCTTGGTCCTGCGACGGTGAACTAGCCGTCGCGACAGATGACACGATCCACATCTTTTTACCTGAGCACCCCAGGGCAGTCAGTAATACAGACGACCCCGGCGACGAAGAATTTGTCCAGCCGCAGTTCTCCCTCTCCCTGACAGCATGCGGCATCATCCGCCCAGATCCTGCTATCAATGGACCGCTATGCGCCTTTGCGGGCGTCAATCTACCGGCTCCAGCCACCGGAGAGGCCTTCGTGTTCAAAGGTGTAGGCAGCAGTGAGGCGACGGCAGCTGGTTCGGCCGTGGGACAAACTGTCCATCTGGAGTGGTCTCCGAACGGTTTGGGGCAAAATCTGAGGCCCGTCTTGACGGCGCTGACTACTTCGGGGAGCATCGTTGCGCTGGGCGAGCATATTGACCAGAAGTTAGCCATGTCGTCGAGTTCCAGGACAAGGACTTTTAAACACTGGAAGCTTCTTTGGGGCTTGGGTGCGAACTTGCCCATTCCGGATGGGGAGAGCGTGAATGGGTTTCGAAACATGGACGAGCGGATTGTTTCTTTTGCGTGGGCGAAGGAAATTGGCTCTGGAATGGGGTTACTTGCGTATTTGAACGATGCCAGGGAAGTTGTGGTCATGGGAGTGCAGTTCTTTTATAAGACTTTGAATGCGGAGGGTGGTCCTACGGAGGAGGCAGGCTGGGAGATATTTGAGATTGATCGGTTCGACGGCACAGGTCCACATGCG CCTGCTGATGCAGCAGATCCAGACTTCGTACCAAGTGGAGGAGCATTCTCCCTCACATGGAGTCCGTGGCATATCACGGATGAATATCGAACAGCAACAATAGCGTATGTGGCAAGGAGCCACGTTGGGTTCCGGCGAGTCACTATCCAGGGGCGGTGGCACCGCGGTCAGGATCCCAGCGTGCgggttgaagatgtcaacaCCATGTCGATATGTACTTTTCTCTCCGCGGATGCTTTTGTGGAATGGGAAGACACG ATCTGGCAAGAAAATGATGCCCAAATGGCTCGCGGAGTGATAGCCACACCATTTGTCGTCAAACCCTTTCAGATTGACCTGTGTGCAAACCCAAGTCAACTGCCCGAACCTCATTCACCACAGGAGTGTTCAACCTTGTACCCGCCGCCCGAAGAGACCTCTACGAACCCTATCACAG GTCTCGTCATCCATCACCCCGACCCATCTCAGAAACCCCCTGAACCACAATACACACTCATCCGCCTCTccgcaacaccaaccaaccaaaaCTGGTTCGAAACCAACCTGCCACCCACAGCGCCTCTCCCACAATGGGTCGAGCGCATCCAACGCTCCATCAGCCGCGAAGTGACGCGGGTCGAGGCCCTAGGCGGCGTGGACTCCGCGTCAGACACCGACTCTGAATTCGACGAGCCCGAAGTCCACGACATGACGCTCCtcgcagaagaagagaccCAGTCCAAAGTATACCCCCATCGCTTCCGGCTCTGGGGTGTAGCTGCGTCACCCGGGGACGGGTGTCTCGCTGTCGTGGCTTCGAAGCACACCACCCAACATACGGAAAGGCGGCCGCGGTCAAGAGTACTATTTTCCTGGGATACAGGTCAGCAAATGGAGTCGAGAGTGCAGCATATGCCCAAGCTGACGACGGAGGGAACCGTGTGGGAGGCAATGTATGGGAGAATATTGACTATGCCAAGTTTCCTGTCGGGGACAACAGACAGGTCGTTGATGTACGAGACGCCACTAAGGCACATGTTCAAGGGGCTCGTTCCGAAGCAGCAGTGTGTTTTCTGTCAGACGGGGCTAGTAGTGCTGGGCGATGAGTCGATTTGTGAAAACGGACATTCTTTTG CTACATGTACGGCTACAGGgctggccatcatggctcccG GGTTGCAAAAGAGCATCTTGGACCAGAAACTGTTGTCGAGTCGGCGGGAGATGTGTGCGGTGGATGTGGAGGAAAGTTCTTGA
- a CDS encoding glycosyltransferase family 33 (similar to Nectria haematococca mpVI 77-13-4 XP_003046115.1), which translates to MNAAFFVSVAAGAVSVFLIKYGFQAIQWLASALYFFIPSRYRPAQNPEDDHIQILVLGDIGRSPRMQYHAISVAKHGRKVDIVAYKETARHPELIGNDKVTMYALAPQPEWIAWGTLPFFLNIPCKVIQQFWTLFYTLMWATPAAKWIIIQNPPSIPTFHVALIVSLIRGSKVVIDWHNYGHTILAQKSLYKIFVPIYKWYEIILGKFLGNANLAVTDAMARELRGPKFNLKNPVYTLHDRPLDLFQPVTSADARSEFLNRLPETKPHAKNIMDGTMRLIVSSTSWTPDEDFNILLESLVAYANPGENDDSNEPPSPILAIITGKGPEKEKYLEMIKQIQDSGRLPGIKILTAWLSNRDYASLLGCADLGISLHKSSSGVDLPMKVVDMFGAGLPVAAYCAFESFGELVKEGQNGCGFETPAQLTDILRRLFSEEGQDELRSLKKGAIKEGSLRWGEEWDRVMAPVIGLDDKH; encoded by the exons ATGAATGCAGCCTTTTTTGTATCCGTcgcagctggagctgtttCAGTCTTTTTAATCAAATATGGGTTCCAGGCGATTCAATGGCTAGCTTCAGCTCTTTACTTTTTTATTCCTAGCCGCTACCGACCTGCACAAAATCCTGAGGATGACCACATTCAGATCTTGGTGCTGGGCGACATTGGGAGAAGTCCACGCATGCAGTACCATGCCATTAGTGTTGCTAAGCATGGCAGAAAGGTTGACATTGTGGCATACAAGG AAACTGCCAGGCATCCCGAACTTATTGGCAACGACAAAGTGACTATGTATGCTCTTGCGCCTCAGCCGGAGTGGATTGCCTGGGGCACCTTGCCATTCTTCCTGAACATCCCGTGCAAAGTCATTCAGCAGTTTTGGACGCTGTTTTACACCTTGATGTGGGCTACTCCCGCGGCAAAATGGATCATAATTCAG AATCCCCCATCAATCCCTACGTTCCATGTCGCTCTCATCGTATCTCTCATCCGAGGAAGCAAAGTTGTGATTGACTGGCACAACTATGGACACACAATTCTTGCCCAAAAGTCGCTGTACAAGATTTTTGTCCCCATTTACAAGTGGTACGAGATTATTCTCGGCAAGTTTCTCGGCAACGCCAACCTAGCCGTCACAGACGCCATGGCTCGAGAGCTGCGAGGCCCAAAATTCAACTTGAAGAACCCGGTTTACACTCTGCACGATCGTCCCCTTGATCTATTCCAACCAGTCACTTCCGCTGATGCGAGAAGCGAATTCCTCAATCGACTGCCGGAGACAAAACCCCACGCCAAGAATATTATGGACGGAACAATGCGTCTTATCGTTAGTAGCACATCTTGGACTCCAGATGAGGATTTCAATATCCTCCTTGAGTCGCTAGTAGCCTATGCGAACCCCGGCGAAAACGACGATTCAAACGAGCCGCCTTCACCCATTCTGGCCATAATTACTGGCAAGGGCCCCGAGAAGGAAAAGTATCTCGAGATGATTAAACAAATCCAAGACAGCGGACGTCTACCTGGCATTAAAATTCTGACAGCATGGCTGTCCAACCGCGACTACGCATCTCTCCTTGGCTGCGCTGACTTGGGCATTTCCCTGCACAAGTCCAGCTCGGGAGTCGACCTACCCATGAAGGTAGTGGACATGTTTGGCGCTGGTTTGCCGGTGGCAGCGTACTGCGCCTTTGAGAGCTTCGGCGAGTTGGTGAAAGAGGGACAGAATGGCTGTGGATTCGAGACACCGGCACAACTGACGGATATTCTGAGGAGGCTGTTCAGTGAGGAGGGCCAAGATGAGCTGCGGTCGCTCAAAAAAGGTGCCATCAAGGAAGGATCTCTGCGGTGGGGCGAGGAATGGGATCGTGTCATGGCTCCTGTAATTGGGCTTGATGACAAACACTAG
- a CDS encoding C2H2 finger domain-containing protein (similar to Colletotrichum gloeosporioides Nara gc5 XP_007280241.1) codes for MADSKKGSAYGAPAGDTDFRKTWDLDEYAAKAKDREAKEKEEAKARYEAKLAGKKYHKPLTGDETYTTARRNVIDLTAQVGKTQLVPAGAGVGKRGRSAGFYCESCDLTFKDNKQFIEHLNTTQHLLNTGQTTEVKRATAEEVHERIAYYVRRREDLEKEKATSLQERLQIREEEREKELEERRQRRREEVERKRKEKEDAVKVKTEYGEDVRIEGEHDEDDMMAQMGFTGFGTSKK; via the coding sequence ATGGCCGATTCTAAAAAGGGCAGCGCTTACGGCGCCCCTGCCGGTGACACCGACTTCCGAAAAACGTGGGATCTGGACGAATatgcagccaaagccaaggacCGCGAGgccaaagagaaggaagaggcgAAGGCGCGCTACGAAGCAAAGCTCGCAGGCAAAAAATACCACAAGCCATTAACTGGCGACGAGACCTACACCACAGCCCGACGAAATGTCATCGATCTTACCGCACAAGTTGGCAAAACACAGCTTGTGCCCGCCGGCGCTGGCGTCGGAAAGCGAGGACGCAGTGCTGGCTTCTACTGCGAGTCGTGCGACCTTACAttcaaagacaacaagcAGTTCATCGAACATTTGAATACTACACAACATTTGCTGAACACGGGGCAGACGACGGAAGTGAAGCGCGCTACGGCGGAGGAGGTTCACGAGCGGATTGCGTACTATGTTCGGAGACGGGAAGATttggagaaggaaaaggcaaCGAGCTTACAGGAGAGGCTACAAATacgagaagaggagagagaaaaggagctggaggaaAGGCGGCAACGAAGGAGAGAGGAGGTGGAGAGGAAGcgaaaagagaaggaagatgCGGTCAAAGTCAAGACGGAGTATGGCGAGGATGTCCGTATTGAGGGGGAGCATGACGAGGATGATATGATGGCGCAGATGGGATTTACTGGATTTGGGACATCGAAAAAGTAG